A genomic segment from Drosophila willistoni isolate 14030-0811.24 chromosome 2L unlocalized genomic scaffold, UCI_dwil_1.1 Seg72.1, whole genome shotgun sequence encodes:
- the LOC6646168 gene encoding diuretic hormone receptor isoform X4, whose amino-acid sequence MSDDDLRALVESLDDASPEHIANAIANFSLDMLERASTLIGTQHHHRQQHQQQQQLQQQQQQNQQPPHSGALIINRTLEQQCRQQTEFEASQQGLPQSCLTSFDSVLCWPRTNAGTLAILPCFEEFKGVHYDTTENATRMCFSNGTWDHYSNYDRCHQQSGSVPIVPDFSPSVDLPAIIYACGYFISFATLVVALIIFLSFKDLRCLRNTIHANLFLTYITSALLWILTLFLQVITTESSQAGCITLVIMFQYFYLTNFFWMFVEGLYLYTLVVQTFSSDNISFIIYALIGWGCPALCILIWSIAKAFASHLENEHFNGLEIECPWMRESHIDWIFKGPASVALLINLVFLIRIMWVLITKLRSAHTLETRQYYKASKALLVLIPLFGITYLLVLTGPEQGISRNLFEAIRAFLISTQGFFVALFYCFLNSEVRQTLRHRFVRWRESRNIHRSSSMKNRRLTSTSPVPIGHYE is encoded by the exons ATGTCCGATGACGATTTACGCGCTCTGGTGGAAAGTCTGGATGACGCCTCACCGGAGCATATTGCCAATGCCATAGCCAACTTTTCACTGGACATGCTGGAGAGGGCCAGTACACTAATTGGAACCCAGCATCACCATCGacagcaacaccagcagcaacaacaactacaacaacaacaacagcaaaatcAACAGCCGCCGCACAGTGGGGCGCTCATCATCAATCGCACACTGGAACAACAATGCAGACAGCAAACTGAGTTCGAGGCCAGCCAGCAAGGG TTGCCACAAAGCTGCCTCACCTCATTTGATTCGGTTCTCTGTTGGCCACGAACAAATGCCGGAACATTGGCCATTCTACCCTGCTTTGAGGAGTTCAAGGGGGTTCATTATGATACCACAG AGAATGCCACCCGCATGTGCTTTTCGAATGGCACATGGGACCATTATTCCAATTACGATCGTTGCCATCAGCAATCGGGCTCAGTTCCTATAGTGCCAGATTTTTCACCCAGTGTCGATCTGCCAGCCATTATCTATGCCTGTGGTTATTTTATAAGTTTTGCCACTCTTGTGGTGGCTCTCATTATATTTTTAAGCTTTAA AGATTTGCGTTGTCTGAGAAATACGATACATGCGAATCTGTTTCTAACCTATATAACCTCAGCTCTATTGTGGATTCTCACATTGTTTCTGCAAGTG ATTACCACCGAATCTAGTCAGGCTGGCTGCATTACTTTGGTCATaatgtttcaatatttctatTTGACCAATTTCTTTTGGATGTTTGTGGAAg GTCTATATCTGTATACATTGGTAGTGCAAACATTTTCCAGCGATAACATAAGTTTCATAATCTATGCTCTTATTGGCTGGGGCTGTCCGGCATTATGCATTCTGATATGGTCCATAGCCAAGGCGTTTGCTTCACATCTCGAAAATGAGCATTTCAATGGG TTGGAAATTGAATGCCCTTGGATGCGCGAATCTCATATTGATTGGATATTCAAAGGTCCCGCTTCAGTGGCCTTGCTTATCAATCTAGTTTTCCTTATACGCATTATGTGG GTTTTAATAACCAAACTACGTTCCGCTCACACGCTCGAGACGCGACAATATTATAAGGCCTCCAAGGCATTGTTGGTCTTGATTCCATTATTTGGCATAacatatttgttagttttaacTGGGCCCGAACAGGGCATAAGTCGCAATCTCTTTGAGGCCATTAGAGCCTTCTTGATAAGCACACAG GGCTTCTTTGTGGCCTTGTTCTATTGCTTCCTCAATTCGGAGGTGCGTCAGACACTAAGACATCGTTTTGTACGCTGGCGCGAGAGTCGAAATATACATCGCAGCAGCTCCATGAAGAATCGCAG ACTGACTTCCACAAGTCCCGTGCCCATTGGACACTATGAATGA
- the LOC6646168 gene encoding diuretic hormone receptor isoform X2 → MSDDDLRALVESLDDASPEHIANAIANFSLDMLERASTLIGTQHHHRQQHQQQQQLQQQQQQNQQPPHSGALIINRTLEQQCRQQTEFEASQQGLPQSCLTSFDSVLCWPRTNAGTLAILPCFEEFKGVHYDTTENATRMCFSNGTWDHYSNYDRCHQQSGSVPIVPDFSPSVDLPAIIYACGYFISFATLVVALIIFLSFKDLRCLRNTIHANLFLTYITSALLWILTLFLQVITTESSQAGCITLVIMFQYFYLTNFFWMFVEGLYLYTLVVQTFSSDNISFIIYALIGWGCPALCILIWSIAKAFASHLENEHFNGLEIECPWMRESHIDWIFKGPASVALLINLVFLIRIMWVLITKLRSAHTLETRQYYKASKALLVLIPLFGITYLLVLTGPEQGISRNLFEAIRAFLISTQGFFVALFYCFLNSEVRQTLRHRFVRWRESRNIHRSSSMKNRSTEECVICLKPSPHTRLGSLKRYHSIDLSDIV, encoded by the exons ATGTCCGATGACGATTTACGCGCTCTGGTGGAAAGTCTGGATGACGCCTCACCGGAGCATATTGCCAATGCCATAGCCAACTTTTCACTGGACATGCTGGAGAGGGCCAGTACACTAATTGGAACCCAGCATCACCATCGacagcaacaccagcagcaacaacaactacaacaacaacaacagcaaaatcAACAGCCGCCGCACAGTGGGGCGCTCATCATCAATCGCACACTGGAACAACAATGCAGACAGCAAACTGAGTTCGAGGCCAGCCAGCAAGGG TTGCCACAAAGCTGCCTCACCTCATTTGATTCGGTTCTCTGTTGGCCACGAACAAATGCCGGAACATTGGCCATTCTACCCTGCTTTGAGGAGTTCAAGGGGGTTCATTATGATACCACAG AGAATGCCACCCGCATGTGCTTTTCGAATGGCACATGGGACCATTATTCCAATTACGATCGTTGCCATCAGCAATCGGGCTCAGTTCCTATAGTGCCAGATTTTTCACCCAGTGTCGATCTGCCAGCCATTATCTATGCCTGTGGTTATTTTATAAGTTTTGCCACTCTTGTGGTGGCTCTCATTATATTTTTAAGCTTTAA AGATTTGCGTTGTCTGAGAAATACGATACATGCGAATCTGTTTCTAACCTATATAACCTCAGCTCTATTGTGGATTCTCACATTGTTTCTGCAAGTG ATTACCACCGAATCTAGTCAGGCTGGCTGCATTACTTTGGTCATaatgtttcaatatttctatTTGACCAATTTCTTTTGGATGTTTGTGGAAg GTCTATATCTGTATACATTGGTAGTGCAAACATTTTCCAGCGATAACATAAGTTTCATAATCTATGCTCTTATTGGCTGGGGCTGTCCGGCATTATGCATTCTGATATGGTCCATAGCCAAGGCGTTTGCTTCACATCTCGAAAATGAGCATTTCAATGGG TTGGAAATTGAATGCCCTTGGATGCGCGAATCTCATATTGATTGGATATTCAAAGGTCCCGCTTCAGTGGCCTTGCTTATCAATCTAGTTTTCCTTATACGCATTATGTGG GTTTTAATAACCAAACTACGTTCCGCTCACACGCTCGAGACGCGACAATATTATAAGGCCTCCAAGGCATTGTTGGTCTTGATTCCATTATTTGGCATAacatatttgttagttttaacTGGGCCCGAACAGGGCATAAGTCGCAATCTCTTTGAGGCCATTAGAGCCTTCTTGATAAGCACACAG GGCTTCTTTGTGGCCTTGTTCTATTGCTTCCTCAATTCGGAGGTGCGTCAGACACTAAGACATCGTTTTGTACGCTGGCGCGAGAGTCGAAATATACATCGCAGCAGCTCCATGAAGAATCGCAG CACCGAGGAGTGTGTAATCTGCCTGAAACCTTCACCACATACACGTCTTGGCTCACTCAAACGATATCACAGTATTGATCTCTCGGATATTGTTTAA
- the LOC26529037 gene encoding probable beta-hexosaminidase fdl, whose product MSLAVSLRRFLLVLVSGAIFILTVLYWNQGVIKTQAYNDALEKPRHGHKDGAAFAIPIEKTWTYKCENDRCIRLGFNPNANGNGKGQKRISFISCSMTCGDINIWPHPTIKSLLSSHTLRFTTDDVQLNLDTPHREVHKLLQVAFDWFVKDLRQIQRLDISNSASSISAAAVAGGAGGAAADTVPASGESVIRRSQLDGENQRSSIFGYTFSLDKQAGDVDSLEIKISVQKSGDINFNMDNDESYQLKTTLEKRRLLVHITAHSYFGARHGLSTLQQIIWYDDEDHLLHTYAKSVISDAPKFRYRGLMLDTSRHFFSVESIKRTISAMGLAKLNRFHWHLTDAQSFPYISRYYPEMAEYGAYSESETYTEQDVREITEFAKIYGVQVIPEIDAPAHAGNGWDWGPKRGLGELALCINQQPWSFYCGEPPCGQLNPKNNHTYLILQRLYEELLQLTGPTTDFFHLGGDEVNLDCWAQYFNDTDLRGLWCDFMLQTMARLKLANGGQVPKYLAVWSSALTNTKCLPNSQFTVQVWGGSTWQENYDLLDNGYNVIFSHVDAWYLDCGFGSWRATGDAACSPYRTWQNIYKHRPWERMRLDKKRRKQILGGEACMWTEQVDEHQLDNRLWPRTGGLAERLWSDPNDDHDFDIVPPEVFRRISIFRNRLVELGIKAEALFPKYCAQNPGECI is encoded by the exons ATGTCACTGGCCGTCTCTTTGCGGcgctttttattggttttgGTCTCTGGAGCGATTTTCATTCTAACAGTTTTATATTGGAATCAGGGAGTGATCAAGACCCAAGCCTACAATGACGCTTTAGAGAAGCCGAGACATGGCCATAAAGATGGTGCAGCATTTGCCAT ACCCATTGAGAAAACTTGGACCTACAAATGTGAGAACGATCGTTGCATTCGTCTGGGCTTTAATCCCAATGCTAATGGCAATGGGAAGGGACAGAAACGTATATCATTCATCTCATGCTCCATGACCTGTGGGGATATTAATATTTGGCCTCATCCTACTATTAAATCACTGCTGAGTTCTCATACTCTACGCTTCACAACGGATGATGTCCAACTCAATTTGGATACACCGCACCGCGAGGTGCATAAACTTTTGCAAGTGGCCTTCGATTGGTTTGTCAAGGACTTAAGACAAATTCAGAGATTAGATATTAGTAACTCTGCCTCAAGTATatcagctgctgctgttgctggtggtgcTGGCGGCGCTGCTGCTGATACAGTGCCTGCCAGTGGGGAATCTGTAATACGGCGCTCCCAATTAGATGGGGAAAATCAGAGATCCTCAATTTTTGGCTATACATTTAGCTTGGACAAACAAGCGGGCGATGTGGACAGCTTGGAAATCAAAATAAGCGTACAAAAATCAGGGGATATTAACTTTAATATGGATAATGATGAAAGTTATCAACTGAAAACTACAT tGGAAAAGCGACGACTTTTGGTTCATATAACAGCGCATAGCTATTTCGGAGCACGTCATGGCCTTTCTACATTGCAGCAGATCATCTGGTACGATGATGAGGATCATCTGTTGCACACCTATGCCAAGAGTGTTATAAGTGATGCACCAAAATTTCGTTATCGTGGCCTTATGTTGGACACTTCGCGGCATTTCTTCTCAGTGGAATCGATTAAGCGTACCATTTCGGCCATGGGTTTGGCTAAATTGAATCGTTTCCATTGGCATTTGACAGATGCTCAGAGTTTTCCTTACATTTCCCGTTACTATCCCGAGATGGCGGAATATGGTGCCTATTCGGAGAGTGAAACGTATACGGAGCAAGATGTGAGAGAGATAACAGAATTTGCCAAAATCTATGGTGTACAAGTAATCCCGGAAATTGATGCTCCTGCCCATGCGGGCAATGGTTGGGATTGGGGCCCCAAACGGGGACTCGGCGAATTGGCCTTGTGCATTAATCAACAGCCATGGAGTTTCTATTGCGGTGAACCGCCATGCGGACAATTGAATCCGAAGAATAACCACACCTACCTCATACTACAGCGACTCTACGAGGAGCTGCTGCAGCTAACTGGGCCCACAACGGATTTTTTCCATTTGGGCGGCGACGAGGTGAACCTAGATTGTTGGGCTCAGTATTTCAATGATACGGATTTACGTGGACTTTGGTGTGATTTTATGCTACAGACCATGGCCAGATTAAAGTTAGCTAATGGTGGCCAAGTGCCTAAATATTTGGCCGTATGGTCGAGCGCCTTGACCAATACCAAATGTCTTCCAAATAGTCAATTCACTGTTCAAGTCTGGGGCGGCAGCACGTGGCAAGAGAATTACGATCTACTCGATAATGGTTACAATGTGATATTCTCTCATGTGGATGCCTGGTATTTGGATTGCGGTTTCGGTAGTTGGCGTGCCACAGGAGATGCGGCTTGTTCACCATATCGCACCTGGCAGAATATCTACAAACATCGGCCATGGGAACGCATGCGTCTGGACAAGAAGAGGCGAAAACAG ATTCTTGGAGGCGAGGCTTGCATGTGGACAGAACAAGTCGATGAGCATCAATTGGATAATCGACTGTGGCCTCGAACTGGTGGTCTGGCCGAACGTTTATGGTCCGATCCGAATGATGATCATGATTTTGATATAGTACCGCCGGAAGTATTTCGACGAATCTCAATATTTCGCAATCGTCTGGTCGAATTGGGCATTAAAGCTGAGGCTCTATTTCCAAAATATTGTGCGCAGAATCCAGGCGAATGCATTTGA
- the LOC6646168 gene encoding diuretic hormone receptor isoform X1, with product MSDDDLRALVESLDDASPEHIANAIANFSLDMLERASTLIGTQHHHRQQHQQQQQLQQQQQQNQQPPHSGALIINRTLEQQCRQQTEFEASQQGLPQSCLTSFDSVLCWPRTNAGTLAILPCFEEFKGVHYDTTENATRMCFSNGTWDHYSNYDRCHQQSGSVPIVPDFSPSVDLPAIIYACGYFISFATLVVALIIFLSFKDLRCLRNTIHANLFLTYITSALLWILTLFLQVITTESSQAGCITLVIMFQYFYLTNFFWMFVEGLYLYTLVVQTFSSDNISFIIYALIGWGCPALCILIWSIAKAFASHLENEHFNGLEIECPWMRESHIDWIFKGPASVALLINLVFLIRIMWVLITKLRSAHTLETRQYYKASKALLVLIPLFGITYLLVLTGPEQGISRNLFEAIRAFLISTQGFFVALFYCFLNSEVRQTLRHRFVRWRESRNIHRSSSMKNRRQRTSKDYSLRSRTESLRTEECVICLKPSPHTRLGSLKRYHSIDLSDIV from the exons ATGTCCGATGACGATTTACGCGCTCTGGTGGAAAGTCTGGATGACGCCTCACCGGAGCATATTGCCAATGCCATAGCCAACTTTTCACTGGACATGCTGGAGAGGGCCAGTACACTAATTGGAACCCAGCATCACCATCGacagcaacaccagcagcaacaacaactacaacaacaacaacagcaaaatcAACAGCCGCCGCACAGTGGGGCGCTCATCATCAATCGCACACTGGAACAACAATGCAGACAGCAAACTGAGTTCGAGGCCAGCCAGCAAGGG TTGCCACAAAGCTGCCTCACCTCATTTGATTCGGTTCTCTGTTGGCCACGAACAAATGCCGGAACATTGGCCATTCTACCCTGCTTTGAGGAGTTCAAGGGGGTTCATTATGATACCACAG AGAATGCCACCCGCATGTGCTTTTCGAATGGCACATGGGACCATTATTCCAATTACGATCGTTGCCATCAGCAATCGGGCTCAGTTCCTATAGTGCCAGATTTTTCACCCAGTGTCGATCTGCCAGCCATTATCTATGCCTGTGGTTATTTTATAAGTTTTGCCACTCTTGTGGTGGCTCTCATTATATTTTTAAGCTTTAA AGATTTGCGTTGTCTGAGAAATACGATACATGCGAATCTGTTTCTAACCTATATAACCTCAGCTCTATTGTGGATTCTCACATTGTTTCTGCAAGTG ATTACCACCGAATCTAGTCAGGCTGGCTGCATTACTTTGGTCATaatgtttcaatatttctatTTGACCAATTTCTTTTGGATGTTTGTGGAAg GTCTATATCTGTATACATTGGTAGTGCAAACATTTTCCAGCGATAACATAAGTTTCATAATCTATGCTCTTATTGGCTGGGGCTGTCCGGCATTATGCATTCTGATATGGTCCATAGCCAAGGCGTTTGCTTCACATCTCGAAAATGAGCATTTCAATGGG TTGGAAATTGAATGCCCTTGGATGCGCGAATCTCATATTGATTGGATATTCAAAGGTCCCGCTTCAGTGGCCTTGCTTATCAATCTAGTTTTCCTTATACGCATTATGTGG GTTTTAATAACCAAACTACGTTCCGCTCACACGCTCGAGACGCGACAATATTATAAGGCCTCCAAGGCATTGTTGGTCTTGATTCCATTATTTGGCATAacatatttgttagttttaacTGGGCCCGAACAGGGCATAAGTCGCAATCTCTTTGAGGCCATTAGAGCCTTCTTGATAAGCACACAG GGCTTCTTTGTGGCCTTGTTCTATTGCTTCCTCAATTCGGAGGTGCGTCAGACACTAAGACATCGTTTTGTACGCTGGCGCGAGAGTCGAAATATACATCGCAGCAGCTCCATGAAGAATCGCAG GCAACGCACATCCAAAGACTACTCGCTGCGGTCGCGAACCGAAAGTCTACG CACCGAGGAGTGTGTAATCTGCCTGAAACCTTCACCACATACACGTCTTGGCTCACTCAAACGATATCACAGTATTGATCTCTCGGATATTGTTTAA
- the LOC26529898 gene encoding uncharacterized protein LOC26529898, whose product MTKALLLLFIVMIKTESSQNRPVAKEVAPSPLRHIARQLENPLPMEPDDNFAEGGNLKILHSPCEFDLLRALQGSIDYFPKHCQPIFQNRYVNEQWYRLYRTYDAEGFVFGQFAERLRRYEFDSV is encoded by the exons ATGACAAAAGCATTACTTCTACTGTTTATTGTAATG ataaaaacgGAATCAAGCCAAAACAGACCCGTGGCTAAAGAAGTGGCGCCATCTCCGCTTAGACATATAGCCAGACAACTTGAAAATCCTTTGCCAATGGAACCAGATGACAACTTTGCCGAAGGAGGCAATTTGAAAATCTTACACTCGCCGTGTGAATTTGATTTGCTAAGGGCACTGCAAGGATCAATTGATTATTTTCCAAAACATTGCCAGCCCATTTTTCAGAATCGTTATGTGAATGAGCAGTGGTATCGACTATATCGCACATACGATGCCGAGGGCTTTGTATTCGGTCAGTTCGCTGAACGTCTTCGGCGCTATGAATTTGACAGTGTTTAA
- the LOC6646168 gene encoding diuretic hormone receptor isoform X3 codes for MSDDDLRALVESLDDASPEHIANAIANFSLDMLERASTLIGTQHHHRQQHQQQQQLQQQQQQNQQPPHSGALIINRTLEQQCRQQTEFEASQQGLPQSCLTSFDSVLCWPRTNAGTLAILPCFEEFKGVHYDTTENATRMCFSNGTWDHYSNYDRCHQQSGSVPIVPDFSPSVDLPAIIYACGYFISFATLVVALIIFLSFKDLRCLRNTIHANLFLTYITSALLWILTLFLQVITTESSQAGCITLVIMFQYFYLTNFFWMFVEGLYLYTLVVQTFSSDNISFIIYALIGWGCPALCILIWSIAKAFASHLENEHFNGLEIECPWMRESHIDWIFKGPASVALLINLVFLIRIMWVLITKLRSAHTLETRQYYKASKALLVLIPLFGITYLLVLTGPEQGISRNLFEAIRAFLISTQGFFVALFYCFLNSEVRQTLRHRFVRWRESRNIHRSSSMKNRRQRTSKDYSLRSRTESLRLTSTSPVPIGHYE; via the exons ATGTCCGATGACGATTTACGCGCTCTGGTGGAAAGTCTGGATGACGCCTCACCGGAGCATATTGCCAATGCCATAGCCAACTTTTCACTGGACATGCTGGAGAGGGCCAGTACACTAATTGGAACCCAGCATCACCATCGacagcaacaccagcagcaacaacaactacaacaacaacaacagcaaaatcAACAGCCGCCGCACAGTGGGGCGCTCATCATCAATCGCACACTGGAACAACAATGCAGACAGCAAACTGAGTTCGAGGCCAGCCAGCAAGGG TTGCCACAAAGCTGCCTCACCTCATTTGATTCGGTTCTCTGTTGGCCACGAACAAATGCCGGAACATTGGCCATTCTACCCTGCTTTGAGGAGTTCAAGGGGGTTCATTATGATACCACAG AGAATGCCACCCGCATGTGCTTTTCGAATGGCACATGGGACCATTATTCCAATTACGATCGTTGCCATCAGCAATCGGGCTCAGTTCCTATAGTGCCAGATTTTTCACCCAGTGTCGATCTGCCAGCCATTATCTATGCCTGTGGTTATTTTATAAGTTTTGCCACTCTTGTGGTGGCTCTCATTATATTTTTAAGCTTTAA AGATTTGCGTTGTCTGAGAAATACGATACATGCGAATCTGTTTCTAACCTATATAACCTCAGCTCTATTGTGGATTCTCACATTGTTTCTGCAAGTG ATTACCACCGAATCTAGTCAGGCTGGCTGCATTACTTTGGTCATaatgtttcaatatttctatTTGACCAATTTCTTTTGGATGTTTGTGGAAg GTCTATATCTGTATACATTGGTAGTGCAAACATTTTCCAGCGATAACATAAGTTTCATAATCTATGCTCTTATTGGCTGGGGCTGTCCGGCATTATGCATTCTGATATGGTCCATAGCCAAGGCGTTTGCTTCACATCTCGAAAATGAGCATTTCAATGGG TTGGAAATTGAATGCCCTTGGATGCGCGAATCTCATATTGATTGGATATTCAAAGGTCCCGCTTCAGTGGCCTTGCTTATCAATCTAGTTTTCCTTATACGCATTATGTGG GTTTTAATAACCAAACTACGTTCCGCTCACACGCTCGAGACGCGACAATATTATAAGGCCTCCAAGGCATTGTTGGTCTTGATTCCATTATTTGGCATAacatatttgttagttttaacTGGGCCCGAACAGGGCATAAGTCGCAATCTCTTTGAGGCCATTAGAGCCTTCTTGATAAGCACACAG GGCTTCTTTGTGGCCTTGTTCTATTGCTTCCTCAATTCGGAGGTGCGTCAGACACTAAGACATCGTTTTGTACGCTGGCGCGAGAGTCGAAATATACATCGCAGCAGCTCCATGAAGAATCGCAG GCAACGCACATCCAAAGACTACTCGCTGCGGTCGCGAACCGAAAGTCTACG ACTGACTTCCACAAGTCCCGTGCCCATTGGACACTATGAATGA
- the LOC6646169 gene encoding probable beta-hexosaminidase fdl: MINTESSQNGPVAKEVAPSPLRHIARELENPLPMEPDDNKMSLAVCLRRFLLVLVSGAIFILTVLYWNQGVIKTQAYNDALEKPRHGHKDGAAFAIPIEKTWTYKCENDRCIRLPFNPNANGNGKGQKRISFISCSMTCGDINIWPHPTIKSLLSSHTLRFTTDDVQLNLDTPHREVHKLLQVAFDWFVKDLRQIQRLDISNSASSISAAAVAGGAGGAAADTVPASGESVIRRSQLDGENQRSSIFGYTFSLEKQAGDVDSLEIKISVQKSGDINFNMDNDESYQLKTTLEKRRLLAHITAHSYFGARHGLSTLQQIIWYDDEDHLLHTYAKSVISDAPKFRYRGLMLDTSRHFFSVESIKRTISAMGLAKLNRFHWHLTDAQSFPYISRYYPEMAEYGAYSESETYTEQDVREITEFAKIYGVQVIPEIDAPAHAGNGWDWGPKRGLGELALCINQQPWSFYCGEPPCGQLNPKNNHTYLILQRLYEELLQLTGPTTDFFHLGGDEVNLDCWAQYFNDTDLRGLWCDFMLQTMARLKLANGGQVPKYLAVWSSALTNTKCLPNSQFTVQVWSGTWQENHNLLDNGYNVIFSHVDAWYLDCGFGSWRATGDAACSPYRTWQNIYKHRPWERMRLDKKRRKQILGGEACMWTEQVDEHQLDNRLWPRTGGLAERLWSDPNDDHDFDIVPPEVFRRISIFRNRLVELGIKAEALFPKYCAQNPGECI; this comes from the exons ATG ataaACACGGAATCAAGCCAAAACGGACCCGTGGCTAAAGAAGTGGCGCCATCACCGCTTAGACATATAGCCAGAGAACTTGAAAATCCTTTGCCAATGGAACCAGATGACAATAAGATGTCACTGGCCGTCTGTTTGCGGCGCTTTTTATTGGTTCTGGTCTCTGGAGCGATTTTCATTCTAACAGTTTTATATTGGAATCAGGGAGTGATCAAGACCCAAGCCTACAATGACGCTTTAGAGAAGCCGAGACATGGCCATAAAGATGGTGCAGCATTTGCCAT ACCCATTGAGAAAACTTGGACCTACAAATGTGAGAACGATCGTTGCATTCGTCTGCCGTTTAATCCCAATGCTAATGGCAATGGCAAGGGACAGAAACGTATATCATTCATCTCATGCTCCATGACCTGTGGGGATATTAATATTTGGCCTCATCCTACTATTAAATCACTGCTGAGTTCTCATACTCTACGCTTCACAACGGATGATGTCCAACTCAATTTGGATACACCGCACCGCGAGGTGCATAAACTTTTGCAAGTGGCCTTCGATTGGTTTGTCAAGGACTTAAGACAAATTCAGAGATTAGATATTAGTAACTCTGCCTCAAGTATatcagctgctgctgttgctggtggtgcTGGCGGCGCTGCTGCTGATACAGTGCCTGCCAGTGGGGAATCTGTAATACGGCGCTCCCAATTAGATGGGGAAAATCAGAGATCCTCAATTTTTGGCTATACATTTAGCTTGGAAAAACAAGCGGGCGATGTGGACAGCTTGGAAATCAAAATAAGCGTACAAAAATCAGGGGATATTAACTTTAATATGGATAATGATGAAAGTTATCAACTGAAAACTACAT tGGAAAAGCGACGACTTTTGGCTCATATAACAGCGCATAGCTATTTCGGAGCACGTCATGGCCTTTCTACATTGCAGCAGATCATCTGGTACGATGATGAGGATCATCTGTTGCACACCTATGCCAAGAGTGTTATAAGTGATGCACCAAAATTTCGTTATCGTGGCCTTATGTTGGACACTTCGCGGCATTTCTTCTCAGTGGAATCGATTAAGCGTACCATTTCGGCCATGGGTTTGGCTAAATTGAATCGTTTCCATTGGCATTTGACAGATGCTCAGAGTTTTCCTTACATTTCCCGTTACTATCCCGAGATGGCGGAATATGGTGCCTATTCGGAGAGTGAAACGTATACGGAGCAAGATGTGAGAGAGATAACAGAATTTGCCAAAATCTATGGTGTACAAGTAATCCCGGAAATTGATGCTCCTGCCCATGCGGGCAATGGTTGGGATTGGGGCCCCAAACGGGGACTCGGCGAATTGGCCTTGTGCATTAATCAACAGCCATGGAGTTTCTATTGCGGTGAACCGCCATGCGGACAATTGAATCCGAAGAATAACCACACCTACCTCATACTACAGCGACTCTACGAGGAGCTGCTGCAGCTAACTGGGCCCACAACGGATTTTTTCCATTTGGGCGGCGACGAGGTGAACCTAGATTGTTGGGCTCAGTATTTCAATGATACGGATTTACGTGGACTTTGGTGTGATTTTATGCTACAGACCATGGCCAGATTAAAGTTAGCCAATGGTGGCCAAGTGCCTAAATATTTGGCCGTATGGTCGAGCGCCTTGACCAATACCAAATGTCTTCCAAATAGTCAATTCACTGTTCAAGTCTGGAGCGGCACGTGGCAAGAGAATCACAATCTACTCGATAATGGTTACAATGTGATATTCTCTCATGTGGATGCCTGGTATTTGGATTGCGGTTTCGGTAGTTGGCGTGCCACAGGAGATGCGGCTTGTTCACCATATCGCACCTGGCAGAATATCTACAAACATCGGCCATGGGAACGCATGCGTCTGGACAAGAAGAGGCGAAAACAG ATTCTTGGAGGCGAGGCTTGCATGTGGACAGAACAAGTCGATGAGCATCAATTGGATAATCGACTGTGGCCTCGAACTGGTGGTCTGGCCGAACGTTTATGGTCCGATCCGAATGATGATCATGATTTTGATATAGTACCGCCGGAAGTATTTCGACGAATCTCAATATTTCGCAATCGTCTGGTCGAATTGGGCATTAAAGCTGAGGCTCTATTTCCAAAATATTGTGCGCAGAATCCAGGCGAATGCATTTGA